A genome region from Tolypothrix sp. PCC 7712 includes the following:
- the cysE gene encoding serine O-acetyltransferase, producing the protein MLSTMRADFSIIFERDPAARNWLEVLFCYPGLQALLFYRLAHWLHIIGIPFIPRLISHLARFLTGIEIHPGATIGHGVFIDHGMGVVIGETAIVGDYALIYQGVTLGGTGKESGKRHPTLGENVVVGAGAKVLGNIQVGNNVRIGAGSVVLRDVPSDCTVVGIPGRIIYRSGVRVAPLEHNNLPDSEAEVIRALVDRIEALEEQIQVLQRNQSADKTPVFAGHLAVEEQEPTKETVWCNLRDKAIQQFLDGAGI; encoded by the coding sequence GTGCTATCTACAATGCGTGCCGACTTTAGCATCATCTTTGAACGTGACCCAGCTGCTCGCAACTGGTTGGAAGTTTTATTCTGTTACCCCGGTTTGCAAGCTTTGCTATTTTATCGGCTGGCTCACTGGCTGCATATTATTGGTATTCCTTTTATCCCTCGGCTGATATCTCATTTAGCTCGATTTTTGACGGGAATTGAAATTCACCCAGGTGCAACCATTGGACATGGCGTGTTTATTGACCACGGTATGGGTGTAGTAATTGGCGAAACTGCGATCGTGGGAGACTATGCGCTAATTTATCAAGGTGTCACCCTTGGTGGTACTGGCAAAGAAAGCGGCAAACGCCATCCAACTTTAGGCGAAAACGTGGTAGTTGGCGCAGGTGCAAAAGTACTAGGAAATATTCAAGTTGGTAATAATGTTCGCATTGGTGCTGGTTCAGTAGTGCTACGTGATGTACCTTCTGATTGCACCGTTGTTGGTATACCTGGCCGGATTATCTATCGTTCTGGAGTTCGGGTTGCACCTCTAGAACACAACAACTTACCAGACTCCGAAGCCGAAGTAATTCGTGCTTTAGTAGACCGAATTGAAGCATTAGAAGAACAAATACAAGTTCTTCAGCGTAACCAATCTGCTGATAAAACACCTGTTTTTGCGGGTCACTTAGCTGTTGAGGAACAGGAACCCACCAAAGAAACTGTTTGGTGTAACCTCAGAGATAAAGCCATCCAGCAGTTCTTAGATGGTGCTGGTATATAG
- a CDS encoding Npun_F5749 family FMN-dependent PPOX-type flavoprotein yields MSLAPWRSAIAHALHQNRSLAYARYVQLATVRANGTPANRTIVFRGFLADTNQLKFITDSRSEKAEQIQQQSWAEVCWYFPNSREQFRITGNLTSVESDNSQPELALARISTWRELSDAARIQFAWPHPGKVRNKDEQATFSPPPPDPSQPLPNFCLLLLDPTQVDHLKLRGEPQNRWLYHRHGQQEWSSEEINP; encoded by the coding sequence ATGTCTCTTGCTCCTTGGCGAAGTGCGATCGCTCATGCTCTCCATCAAAATCGCAGTCTGGCTTATGCCCGTTACGTACAATTAGCAACAGTACGAGCAAATGGTACACCTGCCAATCGAACTATAGTTTTTCGTGGCTTTTTAGCAGATACTAATCAGCTAAAATTTATTACTGATTCTCGCAGTGAGAAAGCTGAACAGATACAGCAACAGTCTTGGGCAGAAGTCTGCTGGTACTTCCCCAATTCCAGAGAGCAATTTAGGATTACTGGTAACTTAACCTCAGTCGAAAGCGATAATTCTCAACCAGAATTAGCATTAGCACGTATTTCTACTTGGAGAGAATTAAGCGATGCAGCGCGGATACAATTTGCTTGGCCTCATCCAGGTAAAGTAAGAAATAAAGATGAACAAGCTACCTTTTCTCCACCCCCACCAGATCCCAGTCAGCCATTACCCAATTTTTGCTTACTCCTACTAGACCCTACACAAGTAGATCATTTAAAGTTACGCGGTGAGCCACAAAATCGCTGGTTGTACCATCGCCATGGGCAGCAAGAATGGTCTAGTGAAGAAATTAATCCCTAA
- the nrdJ gene encoding ribonucleoside-triphosphate reductase, adenosylcobalamin-dependent, giving the protein MVRELERKRQSTRFPETAPAANPVFFRTYSRRSPAGLRETWDEVCDRTLQGLVELGKLSREEAEILDKMQRNMKALPSGRWLWVGGTDWIAKPKNFSGAYNCTSTNLQDWKAFGLMMDLAMMGCGTGAIIEPRYINQLPPIRNRLNVKVQGEIGATPKDQRREYTEISIQGNQVTIYVGDSREGWVESYQTLLELSTDEKFSGEVQVFVDISDVRQAGETLNGFGGVANPVKLPILYQNCASILNKALGRQLNSVECCLLIDQAAVTIVAGNIRRCLPEDALVHTSKGLVPIRDVQVGDLVQTPLGFRRVVDKFDQGFQDIYEIETNATYPRATLNHKQAVMADAQGGIAWKSVANLAEGDRLQHNIQVLPGTVTHLPADFTESRPAQSKTVKPLIIPDLTPEVAWLIGFTHGDGYVALGRNKYGKPYGRVEWAMNSLDIELTAKIQAKIDAALALFGLTATHGVIKGENTAKSICSSMRLAEYFHRYIKQPNVPLVIPSFILQGSVDIRAAYLAGLMDSDGAVNNRPPHLVTSVYRSFIRQVGSVLSSLGIAGRIAITYPQKQEWQVKYSLKLPALKERYNALIAPHSLKGQLRQGLKMYGFTVPGAIMREAYTYSEMREMGFQGSRSVDANYERYIAEADISLDIPVTVKGLGSYDYVQTYDIEVEEAHCFYCDGYLTHNSAGMRQFKSDDQLGATAKDNLWQQDAEGNWRIDPERDALRMANHTRVFHRKPTLEESIDAVRKQYYSGEGAIQWAGEAVARSNIDLLPTSALKVDFLKAYEQGKAKDWLQEHYPHLDIEEIEHRLARFGLNPCGEIIGSNFHCNLSEIHLNQLDPKNYKEQEEAFTAGALSVASLLNHKFLEPRYQKSRELDPIVGVSFTGLFDFFVHAFGVDWLRWWEAGRPATEQGLAFKRQEAEYLSYWKDIVHRAVWDYCDRHHLKRPNRCTTVQPSGTKALLTGASSGWHPPKAQRFIRRITFRKNDPVALACIDYGYNVIPSQSDKDENGHLLNDPFDPRVSEWLVEIPVAVPWADLPGADQIDVSKFSVLAQLDFVMQVQKHYVTHNTSATLELRSDEVEPLGQRIYEAIQNDEGYISAALLARFDDLQSFPRLPFEPIDKATYEQLSQEVKARRITDDFCAVLSRYDLGELSEAGPSGCDSDKCMFPEQQPTS; this is encoded by the coding sequence ATGGTTCGAGAGCTTGAAAGAAAACGCCAGAGTACAAGGTTTCCCGAAACTGCCCCTGCAGCTAATCCTGTATTTTTCAGAACCTATAGCCGCCGCAGCCCGGCAGGTTTGAGAGAAACTTGGGATGAAGTATGCGATCGCACTCTTCAAGGCTTAGTGGAATTGGGGAAACTCAGCCGTGAAGAAGCCGAGATTTTAGACAAGATGCAGCGTAACATGAAAGCCCTACCCAGTGGACGCTGGTTATGGGTTGGTGGTACCGATTGGATAGCCAAGCCAAAAAACTTTTCTGGAGCTTACAATTGCACTTCTACTAACCTTCAAGACTGGAAAGCCTTTGGGTTGATGATGGATTTAGCCATGATGGGCTGTGGTACCGGAGCCATCATCGAACCAAGATATATTAATCAGTTACCGCCAATCCGCAATCGCCTTAATGTCAAAGTTCAGGGTGAAATTGGTGCTACTCCCAAAGACCAGCGTCGAGAGTATACGGAAATTTCTATACAGGGTAATCAAGTTACAATCTACGTTGGCGATAGCCGTGAAGGTTGGGTGGAATCTTATCAAACCTTATTAGAACTTTCTACAGATGAGAAATTTAGTGGAGAAGTTCAAGTATTTGTTGATATTAGTGATGTTCGCCAAGCTGGAGAAACCTTAAATGGCTTTGGTGGGGTGGCTAATCCAGTTAAATTGCCGATCCTTTACCAAAATTGTGCATCTATCCTCAATAAAGCTTTAGGAAGACAATTAAATTCTGTTGAGTGCTGTCTATTAATAGATCAGGCTGCTGTCACTATTGTTGCAGGCAACATTCGTCGCTGTCTACCTGAAGACGCTCTAGTTCATACTTCTAAAGGTCTTGTTCCCATTCGTGATGTGCAAGTCGGTGACTTAGTGCAGACTCCTCTGGGATTCCGGCGAGTTGTTGATAAATTCGACCAAGGATTTCAGGATATCTACGAAATTGAAACTAATGCTACTTATCCCAGAGCAACTTTAAACCATAAACAAGCAGTTATGGCAGATGCTCAAGGAGGAATTGCTTGGAAGTCAGTTGCTAATTTAGCTGAAGGCGATCGCCTTCAACACAATATACAGGTGCTTCCTGGAACAGTTACCCATCTTCCGGCTGATTTTACAGAATCTAGACCTGCTCAAAGCAAAACCGTTAAGCCGTTGATTATTCCTGATTTAACGCCCGAAGTAGCTTGGTTGATCGGGTTTACTCATGGTGATGGCTATGTTGCGCTCGGTCGTAATAAATATGGTAAGCCCTATGGCCGTGTTGAATGGGCAATGAACAGCTTAGATATCGAACTAACTGCAAAAATTCAAGCTAAGATTGACGCTGCTTTAGCATTATTCGGATTGACAGCTACTCATGGCGTTATCAAAGGTGAAAACACAGCTAAGTCAATCTGTTCGTCTATGCGCTTGGCTGAGTACTTCCATCGTTATATTAAACAGCCTAATGTTCCCCTAGTAATTCCTAGTTTTATTTTGCAGGGTTCAGTAGATATTAGGGCTGCATACCTAGCTGGATTAATGGATAGTGACGGTGCAGTTAACAACCGACCCCCTCATTTAGTTACTTCAGTCTATAGATCATTTATTAGACAAGTCGGCTCAGTTTTATCTAGTTTAGGTATCGCTGGTAGAATTGCCATTACTTATCCACAAAAGCAAGAATGGCAAGTTAAATATAGCCTGAAACTTCCAGCCCTCAAAGAGCGTTATAACGCCCTGATTGCTCCTCATTCCTTGAAGGGTCAACTGCGTCAAGGGTTAAAAATGTATGGTTTTACTGTACCTGGCGCAATCATGCGGGAAGCTTACACCTATAGCGAAATGCGCGAAATGGGATTTCAAGGTTCTCGCAGCGTTGATGCTAACTATGAGCGCTACATCGCTGAGGCTGATATCTCACTTGATATTCCCGTCACAGTTAAAGGTTTGGGTAGCTACGATTACGTCCAAACTTATGACATTGAAGTGGAAGAAGCCCATTGTTTTTACTGCGATGGCTATCTGACACATAACAGTGCTGGGATGCGCCAGTTTAAGTCTGACGATCAACTAGGCGCTACTGCCAAAGATAACTTATGGCAGCAAGATGCAGAAGGTAACTGGCGAATAGATCCAGAGCGTGATGCTCTCCGGATGGCCAATCATACCCGAGTTTTTCATCGCAAGCCGACATTAGAAGAATCTATTGATGCTGTTCGTAAACAATATTACAGCGGTGAAGGTGCAATTCAATGGGCTGGTGAAGCAGTAGCTAGATCTAACATTGATTTACTACCAACATCGGCATTAAAAGTTGATTTCTTAAAGGCTTACGAACAAGGAAAAGCAAAAGATTGGTTGCAAGAACACTATCCGCATTTGGATATTGAAGAAATAGAACATCGTTTAGCGAGGTTCGGATTAAATCCTTGTGGTGAAATTATCGGTAGTAACTTTCACTGTAATTTGTCCGAAATTCACCTGAATCAACTTGACCCAAAAAATTACAAAGAACAAGAGGAAGCTTTCACTGCTGGGGCGCTTTCTGTCGCTTCACTTTTAAACCATAAATTCCTCGAACCTCGCTATCAGAAAAGCCGAGAATTAGACCCAATTGTTGGGGTTTCTTTTACAGGCTTATTTGATTTCTTTGTTCATGCTTTTGGTGTTGATTGGTTGCGGTGGTGGGAAGCAGGAAGACCTGCTACGGAACAAGGATTGGCATTTAAGCGCCAAGAAGCGGAATACCTGAGTTACTGGAAGGATATTGTACATCGGGCAGTTTGGGATTATTGCGATCGCCATCATCTCAAACGTCCCAATCGCTGTACAACTGTCCAGCCTAGCGGTACTAAAGCACTATTAACAGGTGCTAGCTCCGGTTGGCATCCCCCCAAAGCACAAAGATTTATTCGCCGGATTACTTTCCGCAAAAATGACCCCGTAGCCTTAGCTTGTATTGACTACGGTTACAATGTGATTCCTTCTCAATCTGACAAAGATGAAAATGGTCATTTGCTCAATGATCCCTTTGATCCTCGTGTCAGCGAATGGTTAGTAGAAATCCCGGTAGCTGTACCTTGGGCCGATTTACCAGGAGCCGACCAAATTGATGTTTCTAAGTTCTCTGTTTTAGCTCAATTAGATTTTGTGATGCAAGTTCAGAAGCATTATGTCACTCATAATACATCTGCAACTTTAGAGCTACGTTCTGATGAAGTAGAGCCTTTGGGACAGCGGATTTACGAAGCCATTCAAAATGATGAAGGATATATTTCCGCAGCCCTTTTAGCTCGGTTTGATGATTTACAATCCTTCCCCCGCTTACCTTTTGAACCAATAGATAAAGCCACCTACGAGCAATTGAGTCAAGAAGTCAAAGCACGCCGAATTACAGATGATTTCTGTGCAGTGCTGAGTCGCTATGATTTAGGCGAATTGTCGGAAGCAGGCCCATCTGGTTGTGATTCAGATAAATGTATGTTCCCTGAACAGCAACCAACCTCATAA